Proteins found in one Magnolia sinica isolate HGM2019 chromosome 5, MsV1, whole genome shotgun sequence genomic segment:
- the LOC131245021 gene encoding protein SHORT ROOT IN SALT MEDIUM 1 isoform X1: MYPSRGGNAYGQQSYASQPAYGQASGSGYSTGSLGGLDRGSQLSIPSRHSSMLGSSQEAEYGAYRTHASPAAHYGGQYGAMYGTSNLSSGQKIGRADYGSALGESPKFASGALGSSLGLQNDDYVSSSNHGYGHKGDQFPAAKVSDYGTIDSRHYGEHQSAYSGRDIQSESARRYADSVGLGLQRQSEMHDHVDQASLARQQQMLKAQSLQTGSDMRHAMAASALDGSNRPSDYLAARGAAVLHGSQDLSAYGGRMDADHRNLSILGSASYAGQHPASILGAAPRRSVDDLLYAQGSSSAGYGVGLPPGRDYIAGKGFHGASIESEYPGSILSRGGHPGIGGLKVDERKDDRGGFRRDVDMREEERRREHVREREKEREREKERERERERERERRDKDRERERKRGPELRRERTPPRIARDRHGSSLIRDDRPLRRDSPRQEALHRRHSPLKEKRREYVCKVYPSCLVDVERDYLALSKRYPKLSISPEFTKIILHWPKGNLNLSLHTPVRFEHDLIEVDARAEPKEPSAEPLVEEPGNPKCKSTVWNAKVILLSGISSHALEELCSDKSSDDRIPHLNNILRFAILRKDRSFMAIGGPWNAALDGGDPLADDSSLVQSALRHVKDLTQLDLQNSQHWNRFLEIHYDRIGKDGLFSHKEITVLFVPDLSGCLPSWELWQSQWHAYKKAIIEREQQLAVKREKRSSERKEDVKVFLGDRSHGKCGKDVDSTKSVKKEDNPVKDEKETIKTIDAAPREQASNIVKMEKVNDDKNITEENALVLIEKGSDGDRKRVEIKVEEVGGEGELNEKRERDGISASQATSGVEKPVKKKIIKKVTKVKTADKKSNVDKTVSKQNEMEEKDGGEKHGGKETTGQQDETSADPSSAKKSASKKTVKKVPIGKAGQKKDADTNTGESQCEKEVECQEHKMKGKKEPDGTSVEQETAAKTTGKKKIIKKVPKKKAPVIEEKGTSADSKKDEKGDASMVLQKVSEAKNMKERVGVADEQVVEANKSGKNLTQKKESKTTAEKQDDGATGKEIKDGREDKKEEARVDDKDLKVDKDVAGNKMEAGVAKHKDLKKDSHEGKRERAKDEKEKQTKDGKDGPKRKSSKEVKEKGKHEEPPQHPGLFLQTKCSKGSKLRSISLSLDALLDYNDKDIEESTFELSLFAESMFEMLQYQMGCRLLAFLEKLRIKFIRERNQRKRQREEAPAKESDKEKPAQKRSKFTDEPPVENESAKPEMQDASNPENENTMPKEEGSAAGLDESNMEDNTDEEDPEEDVGEDQEMDDAVLSDPHEAGNDEEVADLQVKHDKETTDVINKMEEPTDEVKSEDKTAETNDKLVREKSNDQVAESEKSDAAAKESVVDKELLQAFRFFDRNRVGYIKVEDLRLIIHNLGKFLSHRDVKELVQSALLESNTARDNRILYNKLVRLSDRI; encoded by the exons ATGTACCCTTCAAGGGGGGGTAATGCTTATGGGCAACAGTCATATGCATCACAACCAGCATATGGGCAAGCT TCTGGATCTGGTTATTCTACAGGCTCTCTTGGTGGTCTTGACAGAGGGTCCCAACTTTCAATACCCTCTCGGCATTCATCCATGTTGGGTTCTTCTCAAGAAGCAGAATATGGTGCATATAGAACCCATGCTTCTCCTGCAGCTCATTATGGAGGACAATATGGAGCCATGTATGGAACATCTAATCTGAGCAGTGGTCAAAAG ATTGGTCGTGCTGATTATGGTTCAGCTCTGGGAGAGTCTCCTAAGTTTGCATCTGGTGCTCTAGGATCTAGCTTGGGGTTACAAAACGATGACTATGTCTCATCATCGAACCATGGATATGGTCACAAAGGTGACCAGTTCCCTGCTGCAAAAGTTTCTGATTATGGTACTATAGACAGCCGCCACTATGGTGAGCACCAGAGTGCTTATAGTGGGAGGGACATTCAGAGTGAATCAGCTAGAAGATATGCTGATTCTGTTGGTCTGGGCCTTCAGCGTCAG TCTGAGATGCACGACCATGTTGACCAG GCATCATTGGCTCGACAGCAGCAAATGCTGAAAGCTCAATCATTGCAAACTGGTTCTGATATGAGGCATGCCATGGCGGCTTCTGCTCTAGATGGAAGTAATAG ACCAAGTGATTATCTTGCAGCAAGGGGTGCTGCAGTTCTTCATGGATCCCAAGATCTTAGCGCGTATGGTGGAAGAATGGATGCTGATCATCGCAATTTATCTATCCTTGGTAGTGCTTCATACGCTGGACAACATCCAGCATCCATATTAGGTGCAGCTCCCAGGAGAAGTGTCGATGATCTTCTTTATGCACAAGGGTCTTCCAGTGCAGGATATGGGGTGGGCTTGCCTCCTGGTCGGGATTATATTGCAGGAAAAGGGTTCCATGGCGCGTCGATTGAGTCCGAATATCCAGGTAGCATTCTGTCGCGTGGTGGGCATCCAGGCATTGGAGGATTGAAGGTTGACGAGCGGAAAGATGATAGGGGTGGGTTTCGTCGGGACGTTGACATGAGGGAGGAGGAGCGTCGCCGCGAGCATGTGCGTGAGCGAGAGAAAGAACGTGAAAGAGAGAAGGAGCGTGAACGAGAAAGGGAGCGAGAAAGAGAGCGCCGTGACAAGGATAGAGAACGTGAACGTAAACGTGGACCTGAACTTAGGCGTGAACGAACTCCACCAAGAATTGCTAGAGATCGCCATGGTTCTTCTTTGATAAGGGATGATAGACCTCTACGACGAGACTCTCCACGTCAGGAGGCTTTGCATAG GCGTCATtcaccccttaaagaaaaaaggagagaataTGTTTGCAAG GTTTACCCATCCTGTTTGGTGGACGTTGAAAGGGACTACTTGGCCTTGAGCAAGCGGTATCCAAAATTATCAATATCCCCGGAATTCACCAAG ATTATTCTGCACTGGCCAAAGGGAAACCTGAATCTGTCATTACACACTCCTGTCAG ATTTGAGCATGACCTCATTGAAGTAGATGCTAGAGCGGAGCCAAAAGAGCCTTCTGCAGAGCCATTGGTTGAGGAGCCTGGAAATCCCAAATGCAAAAGCACTGTATGGAACGCAAAG gTGATCTTGTTGAGTGGTATCAGTAGCCATGCTCTGGAGGAGCTGTGTTCTGATAAAAGTTCCGATGACAGGATACCCCATCTTAATAATATCCTGAGGTTTGCAATTCTCAGGAAAGATCGTTCCTTCATGGCGATTGGAGGTCCATGGAATGCAgctctggatggtggagatcccttggCTGATGATTCCTCCTTGGTTCAGTCAGCTCTTAG ACATGTGAAAGATTTAACCCAACTTGATCTGCAAAATTCCCAGCACTGGAATCGGTTTCTTGAG ATACATTATGACAGAATTGGCAAGGATGGGTTGTTTAGCCATAAAGAAATCACTGTGCTGTTTGTTCCAGATTTATCAGGATGTCTTCCTTCGTGGGAGTTATGGCAAAGCCAATGGCATGCATACAAGAAGGCTATAATTGAGAGAGAACAGCAACTGGCTGTGAAAAGGGAAAAG AGATCAAGTGAAAGGAAGGAAGATGTTAAAG TATTTCTAGGGGATCGAAGTCATGGTAAATGTGGCAAAGATGTGGATTCCACGAAAAGTGTTAAGAAGGAAGACAATCCAGTAAAGGATGAGAAGGAAACAATAAAAACTATTGACGCTGCTCCCCGTGAACAGGCAAGTAACATTGTGAAAATGGAGAAGGTGAATGATGATAAAAACATAACTGAGGAAAATGCATTGGTGCTCATAGAGAAGGGTTCAGATGGGGATAGAAAACGAGTGGAGATCAAAGTGGAAGAAGTAGGTGGAGAAGGTGAACTCAACGAAAAGAGAGAGCGTGATGGAATTTCTGCTTCCCAGGCAACGTCTGGGGTAGAAAAACCTGTAAAGAAGAAAATTATTAAGAAGGTCACCAAAGTGAAGACTGCTGACAAAAAATCCAATGTGGATAAGACAGTGAGCAAACAGAATGAGATGGAGGAGAAGGATGGCGGAGAGAAGCATGGTGGAAAGGAAACCACAGGGCAACAAGATGAGACTTCTGCTGATCCATCAAGCGCTAAAAAATCTGCAAGTAAGAAAACTGTAAAGAAGGTTCCTATAGGAAAGGCTGGTCAGAAGAAAGATGCGGATACAAACACCGGTGAATCACAATGTGAGAAAGAAGTTGAGTGTCAAGAACATAAAATGAAGGGTAAGAAAGAACCAGACGGAACTTCAGTTGAGCAGGAAACTGCGGCTAAAACTACTGGAAAgaagaaaataattaaaaaggTGCCTAAGAAAAAGGCTCCTGTGATTGAAGAGAAGGGCACGAGTGCAGATAGCAAGAAGGATGAAAAGGGAGATGCAAGTATGGTATTACAGAAAGTAAGTGAAGCAAAAAATATGAAGGAACGAGTTGGAGTTGCTGATGAGCAGGTAGTTGAAGCCAACAAATCCGGAAAGAATTTAACCCAGAAAAAGGAGTCTAAAACAACTGCCGAGAAGCAAGATGATGGTGCTACTGGAAAAGAAATCAAGGATGGCAGGGAGGATAAAAAGGAAGAGGCAAGAGTAGATGATAAGGATCTCAAGGTTGACAAAGATGTTGCAGGGAATAAAATGGAGGCTGGGGTCGCAAAGCATAAAGATCTGAAGAAGGATAGTCATGAGGGCAAAAGGGAAAGAGCGAAGGACGAAAAAGAGAAACAAACCAAGGATGGGAAGGATGGACCTAAAAGAAAATCGAGTAAAGAAGTAAAGGAAAAGGGGAAGCATGAAGAACCTCCACAACACCCTGGTTTGTTTTTACAAACAAAATGTAGCAAGGGATCTAAA CTTCGCTCAATTTCACTCTCATTGGATGCGCTCCTGGATTATAATGACAAGGATATTGAGGAATCAACATTTGAg CTTTCATTGTTTGCTGAGTCGATGTTTGAAATGCTTCAGTACCAAATGGGTTGTCGTCTTCTAGCATTTCTTGAG AAACTGCGTATAAAATTCATAAGAGAAAGAAATCAACGGAAGAGGCAGCGTGAAGAAGCCCCTGCCAAAGAGAGTGATAAAGAGAAACCAGCACAGAAGCGATCAAAGTTTACTGATGAACCTCCTGTAGAAAATGAATCTGCTAAGCCTGAAATGCAGGATGCTTCCAATCCAGAAAATGAAAATACAATGCCTAAGGAGGAGGGTTCTGCAGCTGGTCTCGATGAATCAAATATGGAGGACAATACTGATGAAGAGGATCCAGAGGAAGATGTTGGTGAAGATCAGGAAATGGATGATGCTGTGCTATCGGATCCTCATGAG GCAGGAAATGATGAAGAGGTAGCTGATCTGCAAGTTAAGCATGACAAGGAGACAACTGATGTCATAAACAAAATGGAGGAACCCACAGATGAAGTAAAGAGTGAAGATAAAACAGCTGAGACAAATGACAAACTTGTCAGGGAAAAGAGCAATGATCAAGTGGCTGAGTCAGAGAAGTCTGATGCTGCCGCAAAGGAGTCGGTTGTTGATAAAGAACTATTACAG GCATTTAGATTCTTCGACAGGAACCGGGTGGGCTACATCAAG GTTGAAGATCTGAGGTTGATTATTCACAACTTGGGGAAGTTCCTCTCCCACAGGGATGTCAAG GAACTTGTACAGAGTGCTCTATTGGAAAGCAATACTGCCAGGGATAACCGCATTCTATACAATAAGCTGGTGAGATTATCTGACCGCATTTGA